CCCGCTCTACGAGTTAGTGCAGAGGAAGTAAAGCCATACGATATAGAAAGCCTTGAAGGCACAAAAGACTATAAAGACAAGAAAAACAATATAGACTTTAACGACCTAGATAGCCATTGGTCAAAGGATTCTATATTTCATATGGCGGGGCTAGATGTGTATAGAGGAAGTGGAAACAAAAAATTTGGACCAGAAGAAAAACTTACTAGAGACGAGGCTCTAGCTGGTCTTATAAAAGCTATGGGAAGGCAAGATGAGGCCATAGCTCTTCAAAAACCAGGAGAGACATATTGGGGGCAGGGCTATGTTGACCTTGCAAAACAGCTTGGTATAGTAACTGCCGAAGAGACTCAGACCATAGAGCAGATTCCAGATAACATAGCAGATCAAATAGACGAGAGAGTAGCTGAGAATATGATAAACTACGAAAAAGACCTCGACTACACAGATGCAGAACTTACAGATATAGAAAACAATATGAAAAATGATTATACAAGAGATTATACTTGGGAAAAATCAGTTGATAGAGAACAGGTAGCGGCTTGGGTTGCTAGAGCTAAGGAAATCGAGCCAAAGCCATGGTCAGAAATAGAAAAGATATACAACTTAAAAGACTGGGAAAATATAGATAGAAATCACTTGCCATTTGTAGAACAAATACTAGATCAAGGCATATTTACAGCAGATGCAAAGGGTTACTTTAAACCAGATGATACAATGACAAAAGCAGAACTTGCAACAGTTTTAAAGAGAATTGATGGAGAGTGGCTTGAAAAAAGAGGATATACAGAAGGCTATGCCCAGATTCAGAGTATAGGAAGTCAAATATCATATGAAGGACCAGAAAAAATAACAGAGAAAATTTACAATATAGACACTCTAGATGACAAGAGCTACAAAAGACTTAAATCCAAAAAATCGCCTAGTGGAAAATACGACACAGGATTTATAGTGTATAAGGATGGTAAATTAGGATTTGAGGACAGACTAGAGACAAGTGACTATATAAAGTACTATTTAAAGAACGGTAAAGTAGAATTTGTAGAAGTAGAAACAAGACCGTCTACTCATATAAGAGGTATAATAAAGTCGATAGATGACAAAATATACACCATAGAAAACTTAGATACAAAAGCAGTCGAAGCATTTCAATTAGACCCGAGGGCAAATTTATTTGTAAATGATTTAAAAGCATTTCCAAATGATTTCATACCTGGGTTAGAAGTAAAAGCCGAGATAAAAGGCGGCAAGATAGTCATGTTAAATGGAGTCGCTAATAAAGGTGAAGCTGGGAAGATAGAAAAGAAAACTAGATATATAAAGGGAAAGGTAATATTTACAGATCCTAAAAAACGAACACTTACACTAGATAGCGATGAACTAAATGGTACAGAAGTTACATTAGACGCATATACACCTATAATAAAGGATGAAAAAGCTATTCCACTAGATCAAGTAAAGCCAGGAGATTTTGTGAGACTTGAATTAGACGAGTACGACAATGACAAACCTAGCAAAGTATATGTTGGTTATGAGGATAAACAAGTCGAAAACTTCATAAAAGGTACATTGGGACCATTTACGCTAAAGGGAGATAAAGTAGTTGTTGAAGATCCACTATACTACGATGGAGTTACATGGTCGGGTAGTGATGAACAGAAACAATACCCACTTTCAAGTGAAGTGAAAACCTACTTCAAAGGCTATGAAATTCCACCTGAGAAAATGTCAGATTATCAAGGCAAGGAAGTCTATATAGTAACTGAAAAACATTTTGGAGATGAGGTTGCAAACCACGTATTCATAAAAGAAGGCTATGAACGAACATATGACGATAAAATACAAGATATAGCGTATGGAGCACAACGACTTAAAATAGCATACACAGATGTCTTATACAACGAAGGGACAGTGATACTAAAAGATGGTAGGAGAATAGACCCTTACAATCTTGAAAAAGGTGATAGCATAAAAGTATATACTGACGAAAAAGGAAGTGCTGCATTTATTACAGTTCACAATCCACCTACATCAGAAGGATATAGACTTGTAAAAGACAAGATTGACAAACAGACAAAATACAGTTTTGATTTTGTAAATTACGATGAAATAGAAAATCAAAAGTGGAAAGACATAAACGATACTAGAGACACATTCCAATTGAGTGATGAAACTAGAGTATATGATCTAAGAAAAGATACAGATGATGCAAAGCGAGCTATAAGCGTTGATGACTTCACAAAATATAGAAATGAAGTCATAACTAGCGACAAAAGTTTTGTAGACAAACAAGCGTATGCTGTTCTAAAAGGAGATATGGCTATAGCGGTAAGTATAACCGATCCAGACGCAGCATCCCAGATCATAACTATAGCAGAAATAGAGAGCAAGGATGACAAGACAAAAACATTTAGTCTGAAAAATGCCAAAGATTGGAGTGAATTCACTGGTACGTGGATGGACAACAACACAGGGCTTATGGTAAATGGAGCGACAATGCTTGTTGTCAAAGGCGATAGAGCAGTAGACTTTGACAAGGTGCAGACAGGCGATCAAGTTTATCTTATGAGATGGAATGACTATGGATTTGTAATGCTGATACCATAAACTCAATAAGTTACCTTATAATGGTGCCAGGCACCGTCTTAAGGTAACTTATTGAAAAATAAGAAGCGAGGTGAGTAGTGGTGAAAGTTAATAAGATTATGATTTGTATTTGTATAGTGGTGTGCATGATGATTTCACCGATTGGAGTGTTTGCTTCTACGAATAATGCTGGATTTGAGGGTGGTATTAGCAAAAATGATAGTGGAGTTAAAGACGAGTACGATTATAAAGAAGTGATTTTTGTTACTGGAAAGCCAGTAGTTTTATATGGCAAGGTACAGATGAATGAAGACCAAACTAGTCTTACATTCAAAGATCTTAAAAGTGCAGATGGAACTATAAAAGCGAGTAAAAAAATAGGACTTACTAGAGTCAAGAATACTGATACTCCGCTTCAAACAATAGAAACTATTGATTTAGCAAGTTTCAGTGAGACTATAACTGTTACGGATGACAATGGACAGACAACGTATACACTTTCAGATTATCAATTTCACAGTTCAGTAGTTAAAGACAATCAACCAGTTATACAATTTTATCAAGGTATGTGGAATAGATGCCAGAAAAAATATATAATAAATGGAAATGTTGCAGATACGGTTACAGTCGATATAGATGGAAGTCTATACGGATATGATACTTATTGGTCTAGTACCGAGACTCAAACAATAAAGCAAACTCTACATTATGATCAAAAGAGCGGGGAAACTCCTACAGAGTGGTATGGATATGGAAATATTGAATTGTCATTTAACAAAAACAACAAACTTTCTTACTTTGAAAATGCAGTTCATCTCAGTTCTTTTGCAGGAGCATATGGACTTTTGAAAGAAGAAGAATCGGTTATGACTTATAGCTACAATGGTGGAGAACCACAGAGTGAGAGACTTGTAAATCATCCACCACAAGAGATGTTGTATTTGCCGAAATATGAAGACTTAAGAGGTCATTGGGCAGAAGAGTCTATAAAAAAACTCGCAAGTCTTAAAATCATAGAGGAAGATGGTTCTATATTTGGCCCGGATCTACCAGAGACGAGAGCTGATTTTGCAAGGCATATGGCCATAGCACTTAGATTAGATTTAGAAAAATCTGATGAAATAAGGAGAAGTTACGTCAAAGATGAGATTAAAAAGCCATTTTTCATAGACGTAGCAGAAGATGACAAAGATTACCCTTATATAAAAGCTATGAATGATAACAACGTGATGCATGGAAAGACAGATGATATGTTTTTTCCAAATCAAACTATAACGAGAGAAGAGGCTTTTACCATAGTTATACGAGCATTAGGGCTTGAAAGATTAGCACCTACTCACAATTTCAATACTAGGTTTAAAGATGATGCTAAAATATCTAAATGGGCAAAGAAAGCAGTTTATGTGATGGATTACTTGGGAATAGCTCAGGGGTATGAAGGATATATAAATCCAAAAGAAGTTATGACTAAAGCAGAAACGGCAGCCATGATAGATAAGCTCATAGAGTACATGCAAAAGGATTTAAAAGAAGATTATCGTGAAGGCGTGTTAGAGTACTAGAGCAAAAAATGAAAAAATCAAGTGAACGATAAGATGTGAAAAAGCTGAAAAGCAAAATTAAGCAGAGTAATAATTAAATGAGAGATACAAATGCTCATTTTACTGCTTAATTTTGCTTTTATTTTTATGTAGAAAAATGTTTAGATAGATGTTATTCAACTGCATTTAGAACAAGGCTACAGACGGCGGAAAATTATATCCACACAAAAGTCACATTGCCTCCATCTCATATTGAAACTCAGACTATAAAATGAGCATATAGAAAAAAAGGTAGAATGAAATGGAGGAAGAAATATGCTTGAGATAAAAAATGTAAGTAAAGTGTACAACCCTGAGAAATCGAAAGCGGTTCATGCGCTAAAAAGCATAAACTTAAAGCTCAGAGCTGGAGAACTGGTTGGCATACTTGGTAAATCTGGTTCGGGCAAATCAACGCTTTTGAACATAATAGCAGGATTGGATAAACCTAGCGAAGGAGAAGTAAAAATAGATGATATCAATCTAGAATCATGTACAGATAGAGAGATGGCGGATACAAGAAAAGATAAAATTGGATTTATATTTCAAGACTTTCAGCTGATGGATCATCTCACAGTAACGGAGAATGTGGAATTGGGACTTGCCATGGAAGATATAGACAGAAGAGAAAAGAGAAGACGATGTGAGCTGGTACTGACAAAAGTCGGTCTTAAAGAACATTTAGAGCACAAGCCAAGTGAATTATCAGGAGGTCAAAAACAGAGAGTCGCGGTTGCAAGAGCATTGGTGAAACAGCCAGATATAATAGTAGCCGATGAACCTACAGGAGCACTTGATACCAAAACAACAGATGAGATAGTAAATTTACTAAAAGAAATAGCTGGTGCAGGTAAGCTAGTAATAGTAGTAACACATGATGAAGATTTTAAAAAGCATGCAACTAGAGTAGTTGAATTAAAAGATGGAGCAGTAATAGAAGATTCTGTAAGAAAAAGCACCACATTTGACATTCAAAATTCAAATGAAGATAGAACAGAGCAAGGTAAACAAAAAACACCACGTACATTTGACATAAACGCAGCTTTCAAATTGTCATTCAAACGATTGCTGGAGAAAAAATGGAGGTATTTTTTAGTATCAATTAGTATGATAATAGGAATTTGCAGTCTTTCACTAGCATTTGGAATAAGTAGTGGGATCAAAAGCTATACAGAATATGCTAAAGAGAGAGTAATTGATAGCAAAAAACTTACATTTACTCAAGAAGGTCAAATGAAATCAAAAGACTATTTTGCTATCAGAGAAAATAAAAAAGTGAATTTGATACAAGATGAATATACTTTAGATTCAAAGATAGTGACATCTAGAGGACAAGTAGATTACAAAACAAAATCGATAATACAAGATGAATACAAAGGGGAATATACTACCCCAGAAATAGTACATGGGAATTTGCCAAAAGATGGAGAAAATGAAATAGCATTCTCCGAAGACTTGGCAAAAAAGATAGCGGGAGAAAAATCAATAGACGGTCTAATCGGACAGGAGATAGTTACGAAATTCTTAGCGAAAGATCCTTTGAAAAACTATCCATCTAGATGGGATGAGCAAAAACTCAAGATAGTTGGAATAACAAAGAAAAGTTTAGTAGGAGACGATTACGCATACACATCGTATGAAAAGCAAAAAGAAATAGTCAGAAGATCTAGATTCATATCTAAAGGAGAAGATATACCGACAAATAGCTATAGTGTATACCTCAAAGACTCTAAATTTATAGGAGATATAGATTCGAAGTTTGGCTCTAAGTACATCATAGTAAAACCGTCAGATTTACTAAAAGATTTAACTCAGATGTTTAAAAATTACAATATATTAGTACTATCTGGAGCTGCCCTTATATTATTTATATCTGCTCTTATGATAGGAATCATACTATTTATATCGGTACTTGAGAGGCAGCGGGAAATAGGACTATTCATAGCCATAGGTGGAACGCGAGCAGACATCAAAAAAATATTCATAACAGAAGGGATATTACTCGGTGGTTTTGCATCAGGCGCAGGAGTACTGATATCAATACTAGGATTAGCAATAATAAACCCTATTACTATGAAATCAATGGGATATGGACTTTACATGCCTACAGCTACAACACTCTTAGGAGCACTTATATTTGGAGTAACTATAAGTCTTATATCAAGCTTGATGCCAGCGAATAGCGCATCTAAATTATTGCCTATAGATTTACTTAGAAGAAATTAGAATCAAAAAAGCACACTACCGAAAATGTTACTGACGAGAATTTTACTGACAAGAATCTTGCTATCGAGAAAGTCGCTATCGAGAAACTTACTAATTAAAATATTACTAACGAGAAGTTAATAACTAAAATATAACTTATCAATTTACAACTTGAATATATTATGCGAGGAGAGAATTAAATGAGAAAATTAGCCATATTATTAGCCATGGGAATTATGATTACAAGCATGACGGCTTGCACAGGAACAAAAAATGTAAAAAATGAATCAAGCAAAGTAGAGATACAATCCGAAGAAAAAGAGAAAATAGCTGAAAATAGTAGCGTAGAAACTACTAATGTAGACAAAAATGTAGAGGAAATCTCATCAAATGAAGAAAATTTAGATGAATTAGAAGGATATGACTATGAAGCTATGGAAGAAAATAGAATAAAGTATATAAAAGAAAACTTCAAATCTATAGCAGAGGGGTCTAAAAAGGTACTTATAGACAATAGCAAAAAGATAGATGAAGAGTTTGACTTGAAAGATGTGCAGCTACTTTTAGTAAGTAACCTTACGGGGCAAGCGTATCTTATAAATAGTCAGAATGAAAAATATGGCAGCAAGGATGAATTAGTGGAGTACTCGTCAGATACATTTAAAGAGTCACTTTTGACAAATTCATTTGGTATAATACAATTTAATGATAGAGAAACATATATACTAAATATAGATTTGTTTTCATATGGAGCAAATCTAGAGAGTGGCAAGAGATTTGCCCAAGATATGGTAAAAGTAATAGTTCACGAAGGAACTCATATGCTATTGCAATCAAAGCTAGAGGAATCAGAAACATTAGTTACTGGAGAATCATTAGCTGGAGATAGGGCTGTAAAACATGAAATAGATAGCAAATCGAGGGAGTACAGAGCTCAGCAAGCATATGCCTATAAAAATGCAATATTAGCAGAAGATAGCGAAGTGCGAGTAGAATGGATAAAAAAAGGAAATTACTTCTACAAGAAATTTTTAGAGGAAAATCCTCAAAATGGTCCAGATTCAGAGTTAGACAAGATAGAAGGTCAGGCGACATATTACGAATACAAAACTCTAGCTGTATTAAATGACAAAGCTGATGATCAGAAAACACTTGAAAAATCAGCTAGAAAATACTATGTAGATCAATATAAAGAGATACAAGATGAGTATCTAATGAACCAGACAAAGGGTAGAGAAATATATACTATAGGTTCTCTAGGATATGCAAATATATATGCATTGGGGATACAAAGTGAATTTGGTTACCAGAATCCGAGCCGTTTTTTACTAAAAAAATACGGTGTAATTGAAAATAAGGGTAACAAAAATATAGAAGAGGGAATTTTAAAATTTTGTAAGGAAATGAATGATGGTGCTAATGGTATCAAAGATAGAGTTGATACATTCACAAGTCAACTAGAAAGCGATGAATACCAAACTATAAAAATACCTAGGTATTCTAAATACGAACAAAATCAAAGTATGTCATTTGGAAACCAGCTCATAGCGTATAACTATTTAGATGAAGAAATGACATTACAATCTAGAATGGATGAAACCAAACTTGGAAATGCTAGGATATTGATGAAATCACAGGAAGTATTATCTAGTTGGGGAAGTGACGAAACAATGGTAGAAGTTCTTTACACTAACATAAAAAAAGATGATTTAGAAATTAAAAATGGAAAAGTATCGGTTCAATTGCCTCAAATTAAGTTTTTTGATTGCCCATATCATATGGAAGGTGATTTGATGGTTCTTGATGAATAAGAGAGGAAGATTAGATGGCGAAAGTATTGATGGTAGAAGATGATCCTCAAATAGGAAATTTGATGAAAGCATATTTTGAGAAATCATTTCATGAAGTAGCACTTGAAAAAGACGGTGTCGAAGGCTATATGAAATTTAAATCGGAACAATTTGACCTAGTACTCTTAGATATAATGCTTCCGGGAATAGATGGATTTGAGATTGCACAGAGAATTAGAAAAGAATCAGATGTTCCCATAATTATGGTTACGGCGAGAAGTGATGATGAAGATCAGATAAAAGGATATCATCTCAAAATAGATGACTATATAACAAAACCCTTCAATCCAGAAATATTGATGCTAAAAGCAAATCATTTATTGGAACGACTTAAATATTCCAAGGACAAAGAAACTGAAATTCAAAGCTTTGAAATTAAAGGACTTAGAATCGACTATCTGAAGCGAAAAGTATACATTGATGGAGACGAAATCAAACTAGAGCCAAAGCAATATCAGATACTAAAATATCTAATAGACAATAAAACACAAGTCATTACTAGAGATGAACTTTTGGATAAAATTTGGGGATACGACTACTTTGGAAGTTCTAGGGTAGTTGATTCTCAGATAAAGAAACTTAGAAGCAGTATGAAACACAAATCATACATGATAAAAACAGTGATATCAGTTGGCTACACATTTGAGGAGGAATAGCAATGAATTGGAAACTAGGACGACTTGGAAGCAAACTGATAGCTATAAATGTAATTCTCATAGGAATACTTTTTGTAAGTCAATATTTGTTTCAAAATGTATTTTTAGAAAAAAATTATGCAAGCTACAAAAAAGATAAACTATTATCTAGTATTGAACAATATTCGAGCATCAGAGATGATTCCAAAATGCTAAAAGCATTTAAAGAAAATTTACTCGAAAGGCAAAATCTAACTATATTTGAGATGGATTCAAAATTTGATACTATATTGGGGCAGGCTTCGGAGATGAACTATATAGATATAAAAAAAGAAGATGGAGAAATAGTGCGAGTAGAAACACTATTTGGAAGAGAATTTTTTGACAGTTTAGAAGAAGGTATGAATATAGAGGCTAATGCCATTGAAGTGGAGAAAAACAAGAAATTACTGGCAGTGAATTTAAAATTAGACGACGAAGTAAAATCGGCTTTTTATACAGAGGAAACGTTCTATGTCGAATTTAGTGGAGAGGATGATTGGATAAAATCAATTCAAGAAAATGATCTGAAAAATAGAGAAATGCCAGTGGTAAACATAGAAGCAACGGTGATAAAAGGTAGCGTGGTTGCATTTAAAAATACAGAAGGTAATTTGACTAGACACAATCAAATAATACAATACTACACAAAAACAAAAAATCTAAAAGGTGTAACTCAGAAACTAGATAAGATAAAATATGCGGGAAGCGAATACCTTATAGGAATAAAAGCGTCTGATTTTGGATATATAACTGCAATTACAACCGTAAAACCGTCTAGAGATATAGTGGATATGTTTAATGACTTCAATAAGTACTTAATAATTGTAGGTGTGACTTCGATATTGGGTCTTATAATACTATATAAAAAAATCATAACAAATCCACTTTCCAAAATAAATGAAGTATCTCAAGATATAGCCGTGCAGAACTTTGAAAATCATCTGAATATAAAAACAGGAGATGAACTAGAGACTATATCAAATACCATAAATGAAATGAGTGATAATCTAAATGAAAACATAGAAAATTTGAAAAATGCCAAAATGCAAATTCAAAAAGACTATGAAAAAAGAATAGAAATAGAAGAAAATCAGAAATTTTTGCTAATGAATATATCTCACGATTTAAAGACGCCGCTGACTATAGTTAAAGGGAATCTCAAGGCAATAAAAGATGGAATTTACGATATGAGCTATATCGAACCGACAATAGACGGAGTTGACGAAATAACAAATACTCTAAATGAAATGCTAGAACTCACTAAAATTCAGAGTGTAGGATTAAACTTGAGATTGGAATTGAGTGATTTAGGAAGACTTATATACAAGGTATATGACGAAATGAGAGGTTTAGCAAATGAAAAAAATATAAGAGTAGAATTTGATATAGAAGAAACATTTATAATGATGGACGAAAGAGAAATGAAAAAAGTAATTCAAAATCTAATTTCAAATGCCATAAAGTACTCACCTCACAATGAGTCTATATTTATAAAAACGAATAAAATCAAAGATAGCTTTAAATTTACGATAGAAAATACAGGAGTAACTATAGAAGAAAAAGCCATAGACAATATTTTTGATCCATTTTACAGAGGAGATTTCTCTAGAGATTCGAAAACAAAAGGAAATGGTTTGGGATTATCCATAGTAAAAGCAGTATTAGATGCGCATGGATATGAGTGTAGCATATACAATAGAGAGAAAAGTGTTGTTGTTGAAGTGGAAGATTAGTTAACAATAGAGGATTTGAATAGGTTTAGGTGAGATTAGTTAGGAGTAAAGCGCTGTAGTTCTTATGGACTACAGCGTTTTGTATATAATGTTTTTTAAAATCTTTTTAAAATGGGTACCTAAATAAAATGTAAATGCCGTATACTATATCGAAAGCAAAGATAGTCGACAATTTTGCTTTTAAATAGCTTTACCTAGTATTTACCTAGTATTTGAATAGCATTTATAAGCTTTATCCTAGTATTTACCTAGTTTTACCTAGTTTTGTCTAGTGAAAACACAATTGGGAAGGTAGTATTAAAAGTGCTTACTGTACTAGGGATTAAAAACTTTCTAGAAAGATCATGTAGTATTTGAGAATGGAGAATTAACATATGGGTTTAAAAATCAAATTATTTCAAAAAATGAATATGGAAGAAAAACTTAAAATAGTCAAACACGATTTAGATTTGAGAAATAAATTCATCGAATCGTATTTTCCGTGGATAATAAAAACTATAACTAGAATTACAGGTAAGTACGTGGAGGTAGAAAATGATGTGTATTTATCTATAGCTTTAGAAGGATTTAATTATGCCATAGATTCGTATGATGCTGATAAAGGCAAGTTTCTTTCGTATGCTGGAATTATAATCAAAAACAGAATTGTAGATGGAATTCGAATTGAAAAGAGAATGTCCAATAGATTTGATTCACTAGATAAGAAAATAGAAAATAATATTCACATCCAAGAACTTGTAGATGGATCTGCTGATTCTATAGACCAGCAAATGATAAAATACGAAGAAATAAAATTATTTAAGATGAAATTAGCAGAAAATAAAATCACAATAGAGCAGCTTGCAGAAAGTTCCCCAAAACACAGAGATACTAGGCAAAATTGCTACAAAGTTGCAGACACTCTCCAAAATGATACAACTTGTAGAACTGCACTCTGGGAAAAAGCCCAATTTCTAAGGAAGCGGTTGTCAAAAATAGCTGAAGTATCTGAAAAAATGCTCAAAACAAATCGTAGATTCATAATTGCTACAGCTATCATATGGATAGGAAAACTCCATTTTCTAGGAGGTTTTATAGAGTTAAATGGAGGTGAAATGGATGCGTAGAGGAGTCGTATTAGAGCTAAAAGATCAATATGTAATTGTGTTAGCAGAAGGCAATAAATATATTAAAATCAAAAAGAAGTTAGGTATGAAAGAAGGACAAGTAATATACTTTTTTGATGATGATTTAGTTGAAGAACATTTTTCGAATGTGAAAAAATACATTGCCATGGTCGCAGTTCTTGCAATACTACTAGTCGGAATAAGGCATTCAGCGTTTGACATATTTAAAATAGGAAATGATTTAATTTTACCGAAGGATGTATATGCAGTAGTTAGTATAGACATAAACCCAAGTATAGAACTAGAGCTCAGTGAAAATTTAAGTGTCAAGAATGCGTATTATAAAAATGAAGAGGCAAAAAATTTATTTTCAAATGATTCTCTCGAAAATAAATACTATACTTTAGCAATAAAAGACATAATAACATTAGCTCGTGAAGATGGCTATCTTTCAAAAGATGGAGCAATAATGGTTTCAGCAACAATAAATGATGAGAAATTGGACGCAAACTCTGAATTATATAACGATATAAAGCGACAAATAGAATCAATAATGACTCAAGAAGATGATGTTTCGCTAGTTATGGTTGAAGGAAACCTACAAGATTTAAAATTTGCTAGAGAAGAAAAAACTTCATTGGGTAAAGCCACCATCATACACAGTATGAGTGACTTAACTGCAGAAGATAAAGAAGAGATAAAAAGAGAGAAAGTAAAAACTCTTATATTGGATGGAAAAATCAATGATTCAAACAGTGAATTAGAATATCCTTCAAAAAATAGAGGAGATGCTTTAGAACTTGAGATTCCAACTGAGGATCAATTTATTACAATAATTGGAAATGAATATATTGATATAGAAAAACTTATTGGAATGGGATTTGATTTGGATTTAAACATTGAAGAGGGTCAGGGAAAGGTACAGAGAGGTGAAAAAGAGATAACTTTAGAATCAAAATATCTTTTTGCTGGCATGGAAGGTAGAAGATATATTTTGCTTAAAAATGTATTTGATGGATTTTCTATTGAATACAACTACGAAGGTTGTGATCTTAGGATAAAAGATGGAGGGAAAGAGTTTTATCTATATTATGGGAATCCAGGCAATAAACAAAGATTGGAAAAGAAAATAAAAAGATGGATATATCCTATGAAATTGAATTCATCGAGAACAGAGCAAATAGAGACGAGCATATCAGATTTGATAGTCATCGATGGTTCGGAATGGCTTAGAAAAGAATTTTTAGAAGAAAAAGGATTTTCATTTGAAAAAAACGGATCGAATTCTTTGAAAGTATTTTATCTAGGAGAAGAAAGAGATGTAGAGGTTTTGTTCGAACAACGAGTGAATGATAAAATTTATTATCCAGCAAAAGAGATACTAGAACTATATGGATTAAAATTCAGATATAAAGATGCTAATCCAAGTATATTTGAAATTGAGATTGATGGACAAATATATGATCTGAAATACGAAAAAATAGACTAATTAGAAGTAGGAGGAAATAATATGTTATACAATAATATTAGAAAAACTATAATGATGGGAATGGCTACAGCTATTATAGCTACAAGTTTTGGTGCTACAGCATTTGCAGGTGGATTTGATCAATCTTTTGAAGATTTTATGAGGGAAGATGTCAAAATAGATGGAGTTAGTGTAGAAGATTTACAATCATTAGAGAATATTTATGAAGAAGTCAAAAATGTTAAGCATGAAGAACGTAGAGAAATAATGATTGAATTTTACAA
The sequence above is a segment of the Tissierellales bacterium genome. Coding sequences within it:
- a CDS encoding S-layer homology domain-containing protein; this encodes PALRVSAEEVKPYDIESLEGTKDYKDKKNNIDFNDLDSHWSKDSIFHMAGLDVYRGSGNKKFGPEEKLTRDEALAGLIKAMGRQDEAIALQKPGETYWGQGYVDLAKQLGIVTAEETQTIEQIPDNIADQIDERVAENMINYEKDLDYTDAELTDIENNMKNDYTRDYTWEKSVDREQVAAWVARAKEIEPKPWSEIEKIYNLKDWENIDRNHLPFVEQILDQGIFTADAKGYFKPDDTMTKAELATVLKRIDGEWLEKRGYTEGYAQIQSIGSQISYEGPEKITEKIYNIDTLDDKSYKRLKSKKSPSGKYDTGFIVYKDGKLGFEDRLETSDYIKYYLKNGKVEFVEVETRPSTHIRGIIKSIDDKIYTIENLDTKAVEAFQLDPRANLFVNDLKAFPNDFIPGLEVKAEIKGGKIVMLNGVANKGEAGKIEKKTRYIKGKVIFTDPKKRTLTLDSDELNGTEVTLDAYTPIIKDEKAIPLDQVKPGDFVRLELDEYDNDKPSKVYVGYEDKQVENFIKGTLGPFTLKGDKVVVEDPLYYDGVTWSGSDEQKQYPLSSEVKTYFKGYEIPPEKMSDYQGKEVYIVTEKHFGDEVANHVFIKEGYERTYDDKIQDIAYGAQRLKIAYTDVLYNEGTVILKDGRRIDPYNLEKGDSIKVYTDEKGSAAFITVHNPPTSEGYRLVKDKIDKQTKYSFDFVNYDEIENQKWKDINDTRDTFQLSDETRVYDLRKDTDDAKRAISVDDFTKYRNEVITSDKSFVDKQAYAVLKGDMAIAVSITDPDAASQIITIAEIESKDDKTKTFSLKNAKDWSEFTGTWMDNNTGLMVNGATMLVVKGDRAVDFDKVQTGDQVYLMRWNDYGFVMLIP
- a CDS encoding S-layer homology domain-containing protein → MKVNKIMICICIVVCMMISPIGVFASTNNAGFEGGISKNDSGVKDEYDYKEVIFVTGKPVVLYGKVQMNEDQTSLTFKDLKSADGTIKASKKIGLTRVKNTDTPLQTIETIDLASFSETITVTDDNGQTTYTLSDYQFHSSVVKDNQPVIQFYQGMWNRCQKKYIINGNVADTVTVDIDGSLYGYDTYWSSTETQTIKQTLHYDQKSGETPTEWYGYGNIELSFNKNNKLSYFENAVHLSSFAGAYGLLKEEESVMTYSYNGGEPQSERLVNHPPQEMLYLPKYEDLRGHWAEESIKKLASLKIIEEDGSIFGPDLPETRADFARHMAIALRLDLEKSDEIRRSYVKDEIKKPFFIDVAEDDKDYPYIKAMNDNNVMHGKTDDMFFPNQTITREEAFTIVIRALGLERLAPTHNFNTRFKDDAKISKWAKKAVYVMDYLGIAQGYEGYINPKEVMTKAETAAMIDKLIEYMQKDLKEDYREGVLEY
- a CDS encoding ATP-binding cassette domain-containing protein — translated: MLEIKNVSKVYNPEKSKAVHALKSINLKLRAGELVGILGKSGSGKSTLLNIIAGLDKPSEGEVKIDDINLESCTDREMADTRKDKIGFIFQDFQLMDHLTVTENVELGLAMEDIDRREKRRRCELVLTKVGLKEHLEHKPSELSGGQKQRVAVARALVKQPDIIVADEPTGALDTKTTDEIVNLLKEIAGAGKLVIVVTHDEDFKKHATRVVELKDGAVIEDSVRKSTTFDIQNSNEDRTEQGKQKTPRTFDINAAFKLSFKRLLEKKWRYFLVSISMIIGICSLSLAFGISSGIKSYTEYAKERVIDSKKLTFTQEGQMKSKDYFAIRENKKVNLIQDEYTLDSKIVTSRGQVDYKTKSIIQDEYKGEYTTPEIVHGNLPKDGENEIAFSEDLAKKIAGEKSIDGLIGQEIVTKFLAKDPLKNYPSRWDEQKLKIVGITKKSLVGDDYAYTSYEKQKEIVRRSRFISKGEDIPTNSYSVYLKDSKFIGDIDSKFGSKYIIVKPSDLLKDLTQMFKNYNILVLSGAALILFISALMIGIILFISVLERQREIGLFIAIGGTRADIKKIFITEGILLGGFASGAGVLISILGLAIINPITMKSMGYGLYMPTATTLLGALIFGVTISLISSLMPANSASKLLPIDLLRRN
- a CDS encoding response regulator transcription factor is translated as MAKVLMVEDDPQIGNLMKAYFEKSFHEVALEKDGVEGYMKFKSEQFDLVLLDIMLPGIDGFEIAQRIRKESDVPIIMVTARSDDEDQIKGYHLKIDDYITKPFNPEILMLKANHLLERLKYSKDKETEIQSFEIKGLRIDYLKRKVYIDGDEIKLEPKQYQILKYLIDNKTQVITRDELLDKIWGYDYFGSSRVVDSQIKKLRSSMKHKSYMIKTVISVGYTFEEE